Proteins from a genomic interval of Medicago truncatula cultivar Jemalong A17 chromosome 3, MtrunA17r5.0-ANR, whole genome shotgun sequence:
- the LOC11408490 gene encoding F-box/kelch-repeat protein At3g23880 — protein sequence MALDSEGGYKQNNTIYSQIFAKRRQLTGTLTSPSLPALPLPTLPFELIEEILARLPVKLLLQLRCACKSWNFLISNTKFHKKHLSLSTTHTLHCVSYSFKYVLKSYPLDSLFTNVTTTDIGQLKHSLCNVSLVGSCNGILCLAVYYVGSALIQFRLWNPSIRKLKELPPDKNSRDRLPLRGIMMYGFGYDVVNDNYKVVSVLRACECISGNFVKKDEVKVHTLGANSWKRIPMFPFAVVPIQKSGQCVSGTINWLVSKDTEKSQCFILSLDMRKDSYQKVFLPNDGKVDGCSLHLSVFRDCLTVFCGDDVWVMKEYGNNESWTKLFTILYRPAFMKAIYVFKDEQVLLKPTEDWAGDYIFNNCRDGTSKSIDFENTPEVCVESLISPCP from the coding sequence ATGGCTCTGGATAGCGAGGGTGGCTACAAGCAAAACAACACTATTTATTCTCAAATCTTCGCGAAGAGGCGACAATTAACCGGAACCCTAACATCACCGTCACTTCCGGCGCTGCCGCTGCCCACTCTTCCTTTTGAACTAATTGAAGAAATCCTAGCTAGGTTACCAGTGAAGCTCCTCCTTCAACTTCGATGCGCTTGCAAGTCATGGAATTTTCTAATCTCCAATACCAAATTTCATAAGAAGCACCTTAGTCTTTCAACCACACACACCCTTCACTGTGTAAGCTACTCTTTCAAATACGTCCTCAAGTCTTACCCACTGGATTCCCTCTTTACCAACGTCACCACCACCGACATCGGACAACTCAAGCATTCTCTTTGCAATGTTTCCTTAGTTGGCTCATGCAATGGCATCCTATGTCTTGCTGTATATTATGTAGGATCAGCTTTGATTCAGTTTCGACTGTGGAACCCTTCCATTAGAAAATTAAAGGAATTGCCCCCTGATAAAAATTCAAGAGACCGACTACCTCTAAGGGGAATTATGATGTATGGCTTCGGATATGATGTTGTTAACGATAATTACAAGGTTGTGTCTGTTTTACGTGCATGTGAATGTATCAGTGGTAATTTTGTTAAGAAAGATGAAGTGAAGGTTCATACTTTGGGTGCCAATTCATGGAAAAGAATTCCAATGTTCCCTTTTGCTGTTGTCCCTATTCAGAAATCTGGCCAATGTGTGAGCGGCACGATTAATTGGCTGGTTTCTAAAGATACTGAGAAAAGTCAatgttttattctttctctAGATATGAGGAAAGATTCTTACCAAAAGGTTTTTTTGCCCAATGATGGTAAGGTAGATGGATGTTCTTTGCACTTGAGTGTTTTTAGGGATTGCTTGACCGTGTTTTGTGGTGATGATGTTTGGGTAATGAAGGAATATGGAAATAACGAGTCATGGACTAAATTGTTCACTATTTTGTACAGGCCGGCCTTTATGAAGGCAATATATGTTTTTAAGGATGAACAAGTGCTCCTCAAGCCTACAGAAGATTGGGCAGGCgactatatttttaataattgtagGGACGGTACTTCAAAGAGTATTGACTTTGAAAACACCCCAGAAGTGTGCGTTGAGAGTTTAATATCGCCTTGTCCTTAA